In Drosophila miranda strain MSH22 chromosome XR, D.miranda_PacBio2.1, whole genome shotgun sequence, the genomic window TTCTATCATCTATCTTAAGCGGGTGGATGATTCCCCTACGGAATCTAGGAAATCAGAGGCATCCAGAGAAACATCATTAAAAGTTATGGAGTTTTGGTTttagttttggttttggtttggaGTTGGATATAGTACGTTTTTCGTATCGGGATTTTTATACATTTTCCATTGGACTCTCGTTTTAGATAGGTTTATTTGCGGCTCTGGGGGGCGCCCTTTTTTGCTGCCTTGAAggcggttttttgttttttttgaaGAAGTAGGTTGACGGCTAAAATACTATCAGAAGCAGAAGCGAGGAGGCTCAACTGCGACAACTCTCTAAACACTATGCTTGCTTGCAGCTCTTTCTATACAGTAGGGTATATCGTACATATCTAGATCAACGTGCTACCCGGCTTACGGAACTACGGATGCCAACACTTTGCGGCTTTATAATAATGTCTCACAATATTCATCTCTCTCtacatctctctctctctctcgtttgTGTTTGCATAATTGTGGCTCTTTCTTTGCGTTtacgttttttgttttctcttttttctgttttttgtttgatttttttttattttttttacaatATTTTCAACTTTAGGATCATAGAAGTAACATTAAATAACATTTTTGCGTAATTCTAGTATTTCtaatgttttttgttgttgtttttgtggctgctgctgctgctgctgccgctggtgCTGTTTTGCTGCTTGCCGTTTTGCTGCTCCCTATGCCGTTGAGGACGCGGATGTGGCACCCCCGGTGGCGGCACTCACCGCATTGCCACCACCGCCTGCGGACGCACCCACAGCGCCCGCCGCATTGCACTGTATGAGGCCACTGTGCGGCACAGTTGTGGACGCCGGCGCCTGATGATGCCCCTGGTGGCCGTGATGCCCGTGTGGGTGGTGCTGGTGATGGTGCTGTTGGtggtgatggtggtggtgatgGTTCAAGTGGTTCAGATTGTggttattgttattattgttGCTAAAGTTTAAATGTAGTGCGCCCGCGCCATTGTTCAGGGCCGCTGAGGCAGCGCCGTCCGCTCCTGGTCCCGCCGCAGACGCTGACGACGACGCCGCCGCCTGTGGAACCGCCGAGGTGCAGTACCGCGTAGTATCACCGAATTCGCCGCTGGTCAGGTCGCCCAGTATGCCGCCCAGCAGGCCACTGCTGCCGGCCGGCTTGCAGCCCGCTCCCGCCTCCGGCTGGGTGCAGATGGGCGGCGCCGCAGAGTCCCCGTCGATGAGGGAGGCTGACGCCGAGGCGGTTGTggtgtggctgttgctgttgctttgtGAATTGACGTGCAGCGCCTCCGCGGGGGaggtgctgttgctggtgccgCTGCTATTgttgtgctgctgctgatgctgatgctgctgatgctgctcgGTGCAGCCGGAGGCACCAgcggctgttgctgtggctccgACGACTGGCGgcgaggatgaggaggaggagtgcTCGTGCACCGACGAGGACGAATCCTGGCCGCTGGTGTCGTCGGTGAGGCGCAATGCAACCTCCAGATCGCGCAGCACATCCGTCTCCTTCTCGTCGATCAGGTTGAAGCGCCGATGCAGGGCGGTGAGGTGCGCAAAGGTCAGATTTAGATGGGTGTGCAAGCCGAGCAGCGCGATTTCTCGGAAATGCGCCGCATACAGATGCGCTATCACATGGAATTGCAAGCGTAGGATCTTCCGCGCGATCGACTCGAACGAGCCGGGGAACTCGTTCGCGTATTTGGTTGGGAATATCGACTCATCGCTGACCGTCTTCTGCGTGAACGTCATCACGTAGTCGATGTACTGGGGCGCCGCCACGCGCGTCTTCTTGCCCTTCTCGTCGAACCATAAGTACGTTCTGTTTGGGGATAAAAGCCGCATTAGTTTTCCATTCAATCAGAAGGGGTGTTCGAAGCCAAGGCTTACCTGTTGCCAGGTCCAGTCATGTCTGCGCAACCGGATTGTGTACAAAATTCACTAATAGTTCCGTATACCAGATTTACATGCTCGAAGAGAGCCAGGGCTGCAagagagaacgagagagagagaaagtgaGATTATGGATTTGGGACACTAGAAATGGTTATCCTTAATATGAGGTATGTTTATGTGAAAGAAATCTTGTGGAAGGGTATCTTCCCTGTGCAAAAGAGGAGTCGGGAGCACTAGATATAGCTAGAGTTTCCCCAAGCAACTAAAGAACTCCACAACTGCCTAAATTTCAGCATTGGAAGGCCCACAGATAGTGCCTAAAATACTGTAGTAATATCTTTTATCATAAACGGTAGGGAGGACGTACTCCTAGCAGTTCTTAGTCGGAATTTCTTTCACTGCTTTGGCGGTGACATCGAAGGAGGTCTCCCCAGTGAGGTCAATGCCAAATCCAATATTTGCACAACTGGCAGGGCAGGCATTACGTCATTCCGAGTTGTTGCATTATGAAATGGCCAGAGGCACAGCGGCACAGAGGCAGAACAAACACAAATTATGTGCTGCAAGATAAGCGcttgtggcaggggcaggcgcAGAGACAGGCTCTGTAAAGTCAGCAATCTCTCGAATAGTGGATGTGGATATGAACTTGCATTGGACACCCCCTCACTCTGACTCTGACCCTGACCCTGACCCTGAGATCCAGCGCCCACGACAAAACCCATTTGGCCTTTGATGGGTTGCCAATACCCTACATATACCCTGGGAGAGGGTATATCATAGCGATGATTGATCGTCAAAGCAAGCCAAAGCTTCAAAGCTGTTTATTTTTCTCTGCAGAAATCGTTCCACAATAAGGAAAGACATCATCGAGCGTGGGGATATGGAGGATAGCTGGATGAATGaacgaatgaatgaatgaatgaaggATAAGTGCAGAATGAAAGAATGAATGGAGAATGATTATGGCATGAATGAAGGCAGTTGAGGGATGAGTGTGGTGCTGGTGCGGGTGCGGTTGCGGTGGGTGCCTTCGGGTGTTTGTGGAAGCTACAATTTGCTGACACATTGCCAATTAGCCGCCTCATTTTGCTGGCAACAAAGAACCGTGTAATTTGCccacccagcagcagcaggcggcaggcagcaggcagcagcaaacaaaaaaagagatTATTTACAGGATGATGTAATTTCTCATATATCGATTCGCGTTCAATggcaaaggcaaacaaatAAGGCTGCTCCTCCGTCACTGCGGGTGGCGGCGGTAGAGTTAATTAATACGTGACTCACAGTAGGGGGACAACAGATTAGATACTTATTATTCATACAGAGCGACAGATAGAGGGGGTTCAAAGAGTGTCCCTGGATTCCGTGTAATCCATTGAGGCGTCCTTCTGTGGCAGAACAATCTCCCAACGGGAAACACAGGTCAAATGGAGAGCACCCAAGGGCTATTTTCTGTCCTGAGGCTTTCCCAGATCTCCAAACAGATCTTGCTATCGGCCACCGACTGGCTTCAGGTTCAATGCGCAGCGATCGATAGGAGGCCTCTATCGCTGCACTCCCGTACTCCCCCACCCCATCTCTGCCGACGGCCAAGGTCCGAAAACGCTACTGAATGGCGATTAGATGGCGGCTATCAAACTTTTGCCCAGCAGCTGACGCGCTCTGGCTACGGCTGTGCCtctggctgcggctgcggctgtgggACTCTGGCTCGTTAAACTCATTTATAAATCACACGATAAAGCTGGGGCAACAATAGCCGCCTAAAAGCGCAGCCAAATGCCAAATGGTAGACGTGAATAAATCAAAGCCAATTcgaaaacaacaaaagattGCAAACTTTGCAGCTGCGGGGCTTGAACAATTTCTAGATACCCTTTTTGAAAAGAAATTCCATAGAAACCAAGGCAAATCGTTTGAAAAACCATCCTGGAAATTCTAGTCTCACGCTGTTTGTGGTTGAACTCCTCCTTTATATGGATCTCAACTATCCACACATCTCCGATCTACTTGTAGGTGCTTGTTACGCTTCGTTTCTTTGTCTCGTATTCGAATCCAGACCAAATATTGAATATGccgctcatccgaaagtgctgattggtGCTTTGGACAAAGAATGCCAGACAAAGAGTCAAATGCGTATACGTTTCGCATCAGGAAAAGTGCAACTATCAGAAATGGAGACACCACCAGGGTCATTGAACGCCCATCGGCTCGGAACGAGATTAGGATCTGTTCCTCCCGATTCCTTCCCAACTTCGGAGCATACTTAAACCTCCGCAACGAATCTTCTCCTCGTCGCGTACTTAAACCATATAAAAAGAGGAGACCATAAGCCATGGTCTCCTATGAAGTAAGGAAGAATCAATTCCAAGATGCTTAGTGGGTGGCTATTCCTCTGCTAGGGTAAAAATCACGTGAATAAAAACGACAACTCAAGCCAGCGAGCCGTTGCTTGAATGATGAATAATGAATACTGAGTAATGAATAGTATATACGGACGGGGGTGTAGTACTTACTGTGTGACGCCAGCCATTCATTGTAGTCCAAGCCTGCGGGTAGATCCACCAAGGCTTTGAGATCAGCTTCAGGTAATTTACGTTCTAGGACACTCTCCTCCAAATACAGTTTGGTGTCTGTTGAATTTTGATCGCCATCGCGTTCTTTGCGACGGGCCTTGCTGTAACGACACAAGAGAGAGATTTTCAATTAGTTTTGTGGATCCCttgggggggggtggggggctcATTGTTCAGAGGATCTGTTGTGTGGACTCTCACCCAGCTACGCAGAGAAAGGTGTCGACAGAGTCCTGCGCATAGCGGTACAGGGTGCCCAGGGTATCACCGATTTTGGCGGGTATTGTTGTCACTTGCCACATAAAACGCGCCGTTTTCAATAGACATTTAATTACATAGGAGGAGGGCGGTGACGGTGGccctgttgctgttgctgttgccgttgctgttgctgttgctgttgcagtaGTTGTTGTCCCTTGGACCGAACCACTC contains:
- the LOC108151992 gene encoding MOB kinase activator-like 2 isoform X1, coding for MMLRAPTQHIVELGFGTKTPTTTTSTAAATAAAAASGKQQQQHRSKTSLLQKLRHQQQKLQRQLTSPHGEAEAEAEAEYYFQHQQQQQRQQQAPSPHSSDKCLLLLAATIAGGEEALPLKTKKKKESCSYNLAAALRRHKKPKTATTIVATATSPVAPTATATAAAASAATSTDDDDSCRSISSGSSLSNSCINHHSSTPYRDTSGNNNNYLSNYNCKTSEQQQTAAATATATAWKATTQPQQQQQQLLINRSGSGNNSSSSGPTSIMSPTSQAPTRTSLFDSCHRKIRLIGGGPVAFLGGLVAKARRKERDGDQNSTDTKLYLEESVLERKLPEADLKALVDLPAGLDYNEWLASHTLALFEHVNLVYGTISEFCTQSGCADMTGPGNRTYLWFDEKGKKTRVAAPQYIDYVMTFTQKTVSDESIFPTKYANEFPGSFESIARKILRLQFHVIAHLYAAHFREIALLGLHTHLNLTFAHLTALHRRFNLIDEKETDVLRDLEVALRLTDDTSGQDSSSSVHEHSSSSSSPPVVGATATAAGASGCTEQHQQHQHQQQHNNSSGTSNSTSPAEALHVNSQSNSNSHTTTASASASLIDGDSAAPPICTQPEAGAGCKPAGSSGLLGGILGDLTSGEFGDTTRYCTSAVPQAAASSSASAAGPGADGAASAALNNGAGALHLNFSNNNNNNHNLNHLNHHHHHHHQQHHHQHHPHGHHGHQGHHQAPASTTVPHSGLIQCNAAGAVGASAGGGGNAVSAATGGATSASSTA
- the LOC108151992 gene encoding MOB kinase activator-like 2 isoform X2; amino-acid sequence: MNWAISNLTGGNRVSRAILVRYSSVPLADAGDGSSTGPQTPTASTPRASASHTSLSSTFAATFLHSSSRHVPGRAVPRQSANGNGGKSNSNAPPGGGAAAGGGGGAGPATQLSLPMDVEETVTCFCRKARRKERDGDQNSTDTKLYLEESVLERKLPEADLKALVDLPAGLDYNEWLASHTLALFEHVNLVYGTISEFCTQSGCADMTGPGNRTYLWFDEKGKKTRVAAPQYIDYVMTFTQKTVSDESIFPTKYANEFPGSFESIARKILRLQFHVIAHLYAAHFREIALLGLHTHLNLTFAHLTALHRRFNLIDEKETDVLRDLEVALRLTDDTSGQDSSSSVHEHSSSSSSPPVVGATATAAGASGCTEQHQQHQHQQQHNNSSGTSNSTSPAEALHVNSQSNSNSHTTTASASASLIDGDSAAPPICTQPEAGAGCKPAGSSGLLGGILGDLTSGEFGDTTRYCTSAVPQAAASSSASAAGPGADGAASAALNNGAGALHLNFSNNNNNNHNLNHLNHHHHHHHQQHHHQHHPHGHHGHQGHHQAPASTTVPHSGLIQCNAAGAVGASAGGGGNAVSAATGGATSASSTA
- the LOC108151992 gene encoding MOB kinase activator-like 2 isoform X4; the encoded protein is MGKARRKERDGDQNSTDTKLYLEESVLERKLPEADLKALVDLPAGLDYNEWLASHTLALFEHVNLVYGTISEFCTQSGCADMTGPGNRTYLWFDEKGKKTRVAAPQYIDYVMTFTQKTVSDESIFPTKYANEFPGSFESIARKILRLQFHVIAHLYAAHFREIALLGLHTHLNLTFAHLTALHRRFNLIDEKETDVLRDLEVALRLTDDTSGQDSSSSVHEHSSSSSSPPVVGATATAAGASGCTEQHQQHQHQQQHNNSSGTSNSTSPAEALHVNSQSNSNSHTTTASASASLIDGDSAAPPICTQPEAGAGCKPAGSSGLLGGILGDLTSGEFGDTTRYCTSAVPQAAASSSASAAGPGADGAASAALNNGAGALHLNFSNNNNNNHNLNHLNHHHHHHHQQHHHQHHPHGHHGHQGHHQAPASTTVPHSGLIQCNAAGAVGASAGGGGNAVSAATGGATSASSTA
- the LOC108151992 gene encoding MOB kinase activator-like 2 isoform X3 encodes the protein MKETLSSKVPTTRIVGVTFDSVSESKSKLKSGSVQGTTTTATATATATATATATGPPSPPSSYVIKCLLKTARFMWQVTTIPAKIGDTLGTLYRYAQDSVDTFLCVAGKARRKERDGDQNSTDTKLYLEESVLERKLPEADLKALVDLPAGLDYNEWLASHTLALFEHVNLVYGTISEFCTQSGCADMTGPGNRTYLWFDEKGKKTRVAAPQYIDYVMTFTQKTVSDESIFPTKYANEFPGSFESIARKILRLQFHVIAHLYAAHFREIALLGLHTHLNLTFAHLTALHRRFNLIDEKETDVLRDLEVALRLTDDTSGQDSSSSVHEHSSSSSSPPVVGATATAAGASGCTEQHQQHQHQQQHNNSSGTSNSTSPAEALHVNSQSNSNSHTTTASASASLIDGDSAAPPICTQPEAGAGCKPAGSSGLLGGILGDLTSGEFGDTTRYCTSAVPQAAASSSASAAGPGADGAASAALNNGAGALHLNFSNNNNNNHNLNHLNHHHHHHHQQHHHQHHPHGHHGHQGHHQAPASTTVPHSGLIQCNAAGAVGASAGGGGNAVSAATGGATSASSTA